GGTTCAAGCGTCAGGAGGTGCTTCTCCGGGATCTTCTCCGCCTCGACGAGAACCTGCCGCCAGCGGTCCTTGCACGTCGATTTGGCACCCAGCATGGCCAAGCACCACCAGCCGGCATCCGCTTCCCGATATGCCTCGATGCTCGGAAACAGGAAGTCAGGCCGGTGGTTGTGTTCGGTCACCGGACTCCGCGAGTACGACAGTTTGTGGGCGCGGAAGACGGCCTCGGCATGGTGTTCCAGGGACTGTCCCATCCGGGCCTTGCGTCGGTTCTGAACGCTCAGCGAGAAGCGCAGGAATCCGTCCACGTCAACGCCGTCTTCGCCGGTGAACCCGGCTTGGAGTCGCTCGGCGACCACCCTTCGTTCAAGTCGGCGGAACAGGGCCTCCTCGTGCTCCAGCCAAGCGAGCAGGGTGGCGTCCGGGTCGTCTCTGGGACTCACGGCCTCGGCCAATGTCCTGCGCGCGAGGTCCGAAAACTCGGCGGTCCGTGGGAACGTGGTGCCGAACGGCTCGACGATGCCATCCAGTCTTGCCTCGTCCGCTTCCTCGAACTCGACGGCGAGCTCGTCGAAGATGAAGCGGGCTGCAAACCCCAAAGTCGGCTCGTCCGGCTCGATCTCTCGCGAGTCGAAGGAGTCTTGGGGACGCACTCCGAAGAGCCATGAGAGCTGCCGCTCACTCGTGGATCCCGACGGGGTGACGATGAAGTAGAGGATCCCGTCGTTGTGCAGCGCGAGAAACAGGGCATCGCCACCGCTCATCGCTTCCGTTACGGGATTGGACGGGTAGTACAGACGCCATTCCGGTGAGCGGTGGGGTTGATTCTCCCGCGTGTCGTAGTAGGTGGCGGGCGCGTAGGCGGTGACGCCACCCTGCCCGTGGTCGTGGCCCTGTCCTTGCGATTCG
The Candidatus Palauibacter soopunensis genome window above contains:
- a CDS encoding type II restriction endonuclease, which gives rise to MRRGRLRDYFSGVGAKYLSDVDAEPTKSNQHEIGATKAMRKRVLGENKRRFKVRYIWLGREQDGLIAEGTATGERDESQGQGHDHGQGGVTAYAPATYYDTRENQPHRSPEWRLYYPSNPVTEAMSGGDALFLALHNDGILYFIVTPSGSTSERQLSWLFGVRPQDSFDSREIEPDEPTLGFAARFIFDELAVEFEEADEARLDGIVEPFGTTFPRTAEFSDLARRTLAEAVSPRDDPDATLLAWLEHEEALFRRLERRVVAERLQAGFTGEDGVDVDGFLRFSLSVQNRRKARMGQSLEHHAEAVFRAHKLSYSRSPVTEHNHRPDFLFPSIEAYREADAGWWCLAMLGAKSTCKDRWRQVLVEAEKIPEKHLLTLEPGISESQTHQMSVAKLQLVVPHALHATYTEAQQEWLWTFDRFIRDVGARQA